The following proteins come from a genomic window of Mucinivorans hirudinis:
- a CDS encoding putative Co/Zn/Cd efflux system membrane fusion protein, whose translation MKQFLLISAVSLLVVSCGSADKKAQLEKLRADYASLGEQIRRLEAELGASSSSAENPNIKFVEVATLENQPFSRKVTIQGTVDGDEIVTLNPRASGELVYLNAKVGQAVKAGEELARIDDKILKKSMVELQTSLDLAKTVYERQAALWKDSIGSEIQYIQAKNQKKALEDRIASLKEQMDLYVVRAPFGGTIESVPVKIGQIVSPVVPLAMMINLTKLKLVAEVSENYSSSVAKGDKVSVNFPDINKSYDLTITSVSNYINPKNRTFLIESVLPSGITDVKANMLAKIAIESYKSANTIAIPINLVFANNSGEFVYVLEQRDGKSYAVRRAIKTGVKSERDVEILEGLQVGDKIVTTGYQTLEDGVEVSVK comes from the coding sequence ATGAAACAGTTTCTTTTAATTTCAGCGGTTTCGCTTTTAGTAGTCTCGTGCGGCTCGGCTGACAAAAAGGCGCAGCTCGAAAAACTTCGTGCCGACTATGCGTCTCTTGGTGAACAAATCCGCCGGTTGGAGGCAGAACTGGGCGCAAGCTCATCATCGGCAGAGAATCCCAACATTAAGTTTGTGGAGGTGGCAACCCTCGAGAATCAACCGTTTTCACGCAAGGTTACCATACAAGGTACGGTAGATGGCGATGAAATTGTCACGCTCAACCCTCGTGCCTCGGGCGAGCTTGTATACCTCAATGCAAAAGTAGGTCAGGCAGTCAAAGCCGGCGAAGAGTTGGCTCGCATAGATGACAAGATACTCAAAAAGTCGATGGTGGAGCTTCAAACCTCGCTGGACTTGGCGAAGACGGTCTACGAGCGGCAGGCGGCACTATGGAAAGACTCAATCGGCTCGGAGATTCAATATATTCAAGCCAAAAATCAGAAAAAGGCGCTCGAAGATAGAATTGCCTCGCTCAAAGAGCAGATGGATCTATATGTGGTACGTGCTCCATTTGGAGGCACAATTGAGTCGGTGCCGGTGAAAATAGGGCAGATTGTATCACCCGTAGTACCTCTTGCTATGATGATTAACCTCACCAAACTCAAACTTGTCGCCGAGGTTTCCGAAAACTACAGCTCATCGGTTGCCAAGGGCGACAAGGTATCAGTAAATTTCCCCGATATTAACAAGTCTTATGATTTGACTATCACATCGGTGAGTAATTACATAAACCCCAAGAACCGTACTTTTTTAATCGAGTCGGTGCTTCCGAGCGGCATCACCGATGTCAAGGCTAATATGTTGGCTAAAATTGCCATAGAGAGTTACAAATCGGCGAATACGATTGCCATTCCCATCAATTTGGTCTTTGCGAACAATAGCGGCGAATTTGTCTATGTTCTCGAGCAGAGAGATGGTAAGAGTTACGCGGTGAGACGTGCCATCAAGACGGGCGTTAAGTCGGAGCGCGATGTTGAGATTTTGGAGGGTTTGCAAGTTGGTGACAAGATAGTAACCACAGGCTACCAAACTCTCGAAGATGGTGTGGAGGTGTCGGTGAAATAA
- a CDS encoding Outer membrane efflux protein precursor — protein sequence MKRIALTFIAVLCTLSSQAQLRLSLTEAQDYAVSNNLTVRNTLIDYDKALSKVWETTAQGLPQLSASGNYQHLLTSIPEINFGEQKVKLGLANTFNASGALNQLIFNGSYIVGLQSAKAYKDFAKLGVEKATIEIRAAVAQTYYLCLVTAETRAILHENLTLIEKTLGEMQAMKQQGMVDRTSVDQIEVAYNQLFAQLNSVERQVKNTQDMLKNLIGMPLTQPIELGENLVAIVGAVSDDYLSLTDYKQDENIGIKMAAMDVTLSGLLLKLAQSAYLPTIGAQLGLQHNFTMPEFSFQNATTAYVGASVQVPIFTSGQTAAKVKQARMSLQQSKNKEQQARQDLDLSFQQSLDGFQLAWDVYEVQKKNLALASRVLSDMKKSITVGMKSSTELIQANNSYLEAASGMVTAEFNLLKSKIELDKILSK from the coding sequence ATGAAAAGAATTGCATTAACGTTTATTGCGGTTTTGTGCACATTGTCCTCGCAGGCGCAACTTAGGTTGAGCTTGACAGAGGCGCAGGACTATGCCGTGTCGAACAACCTCACTGTTCGTAACACGTTGATTGACTATGACAAGGCTCTGAGTAAAGTGTGGGAGACGACGGCGCAAGGTTTGCCCCAACTCTCGGCATCGGGCAACTACCAGCACCTGCTGACCTCTATCCCCGAAATAAACTTTGGAGAACAGAAGGTCAAATTGGGATTGGCGAACACCTTTAATGCTTCAGGTGCTCTGAATCAGTTGATTTTCAACGGGTCATATATTGTGGGTTTGCAGTCGGCAAAGGCATATAAGGATTTTGCCAAACTCGGTGTGGAGAAGGCAACCATAGAGATACGCGCCGCCGTGGCGCAGACCTACTATCTATGTCTGGTAACAGCCGAGACTCGCGCCATACTCCACGAGAACCTCACACTAATCGAAAAGACGCTGGGAGAGATGCAAGCAATGAAACAGCAGGGTATGGTAGACAGAACTTCGGTAGATCAGATTGAGGTCGCTTATAATCAGCTGTTTGCACAGCTAAATTCGGTGGAGCGTCAAGTGAAGAATACGCAGGATATGCTCAAAAACCTCATTGGTATGCCTCTGACTCAACCCATCGAGCTTGGCGAGAATCTTGTAGCTATCGTAGGGGCGGTTTCCGACGACTATCTTTCATTGACCGACTATAAGCAAGATGAGAACATTGGCATAAAGATGGCGGCAATGGATGTAACTCTGAGCGGTCTGTTGCTAAAATTGGCACAGTCAGCATATTTGCCCACAATAGGCGCTCAGTTGGGGTTGCAACACAACTTCACGATGCCTGAATTTAGCTTCCAAAATGCTACGACAGCCTATGTTGGGGCTTCGGTTCAGGTGCCTATATTCACCAGCGGACAGACTGCTGCCAAGGTCAAGCAGGCGCGTATGTCGCTCCAGCAGTCCAAAAACAAAGAGCAACAGGCACGCCAAGACCTCGACCTGTCGTTCCAACAATCCTTGGATGGATTCCAATTAGCGTGGGATGTATACGAGGTTCAGAAGAAAAACCTGGCATTGGCATCACGCGTGCTTAGCGATATGAAGAAATCCATCACAGTGGGTATGAAGAGCAGTACGGAGCTTATTCAGGCTAATAACAGCTACTTGGAGGCGGCAAGCGGTATGGTGACGGCGGAGTTCAATCTGCTCAAATCGAAGATTGAGTTGGATAAGATTCTTAGTAAATAG
- a CDS encoding TetR family transcriptional regulator encodes MTKREEYLEQMLLLMEQYGVRGLTMEQIAQKLGITKRTLYNYFSDKQAMVTAIMDYFVEQRLLDIKQFISSKELNAITIQTTLMTCPELQHKKMSPILIRSIFENFPELFTKYDNLRRETVREFFVHNVEQGIEEGLYHRDFDPNIISQYIFRTFDSFWVDIMDKQEDKELLNNAFCQIFCCILRGLVTPQGSGILEPEIKRIFNK; translated from the coding sequence ATGACCAAACGCGAGGAATACCTTGAACAGATGCTTTTGCTGATGGAGCAGTACGGGGTTCGTGGACTAACTATGGAGCAGATTGCGCAGAAGTTGGGCATCACAAAGCGGACACTCTACAACTATTTTAGCGACAAACAGGCGATGGTCACGGCAATTATGGACTATTTTGTGGAGCAGAGGTTGCTAGACATAAAGCAGTTTATATCTTCCAAAGAGTTGAATGCCATCACCATTCAAACAACCCTGATGACTTGCCCCGAGCTTCAGCACAAAAAAATGTCGCCCATACTCATCCGCAGTATTTTTGAGAACTTTCCCGAACTATTTACCAAATACGATAATTTGCGCCGTGAAACGGTCAGAGAGTTTTTTGTGCACAATGTCGAGCAGGGAATCGAAGAGGGGCTCTATCATCGCGATTTCGACCCCAATATTATATCGCAATATATCTTCCGAACTTTCGATAGCTTTTGGGTAGATATTATGGATAAACAGGAGGATAAAGAGCTGTTAAATAACGCCTTTTGTCAGATATTTTGCTGCATTCTGCGCGGCTTGGTAACCCCGCAGGGTTCGGGGATTCTGGAGCCGGAAATTAAACGAATTTTTAATAAATAA
- a CDS encoding NADP-dependent malic enzyme, which produces MAKITKEEALQYHSEGRAGKIEVVPTKPHRTQRDLSLAYSPGVAEPCLEIEKNPEDAYKYTSKGNLVAVISNGTAVLGLGDIGALAGKPVMEGKGLLFKIYAGIDVFDIEVDEKDPDKFIETVKAIAPTFGGINLEDIKAPECFYIEERLKAELNIPLMHDDQHGTAIISSAGLLNALEIAGKRIEDVKIVVNGAGASAVSCTKLYISLGARKENIVMLDSKGVISTAREDLNESKREFATTRTDVKTLEEAIRGADMFLGLSKGNVLTKDMVRSMAASPIVFALANPTPEISYEDALESRPDALIATGRSDYPNQINNVIGFPYIFRGALDTRARTINEQMKLAAVRAIADLAKETVPTVVTAAYDDSILSFGAQYFIPKPVDPRLITEVSEAVAKAAIESGVARKTIENWEEYRNSLRQLMGYESQFTRQIFERARRAPQRVVFAEGTHPNMLRAAIEAKNEGLCFPILLGNEERIEKLAKELELSLEGVEIVNLRHDREAERNQRYARILAEKCAREGANLAEASDKMYERNYFGMMMVETGEADAFITGVYTKYTNTIKVAKEVIGIRPCYKHFGAMHILNSKKGTFFLADTLINRHPDTETLIDIAKLADDTVRFFNHEPAMAMLSYSNFGSDKDGSPASVHQVVEYMQQQYPHLAIDGEMQVNFALNKELRDATYPFTRLVGKDVNTLIFPNLSSANITYKFLQQMCNGELIGPIQMGLNKPIHFTDIASPVRDIVNITAIAVIDAIIQKKREERC; this is translated from the coding sequence ATGGCAAAAATTACAAAAGAAGAGGCACTTCAATACCACTCTGAGGGCAGAGCCGGAAAAATTGAGGTCGTACCCACGAAGCCTCACCGCACTCAACGCGATTTGTCGTTGGCATATTCTCCGGGGGTGGCAGAGCCCTGTCTCGAAATTGAGAAGAACCCCGAGGATGCCTACAAATATACATCCAAAGGCAACCTTGTGGCGGTCATCTCCAATGGCACAGCCGTGCTCGGACTCGGCGACATAGGGGCGTTGGCAGGTAAACCTGTTATGGAGGGCAAGGGGCTGCTATTCAAAATTTATGCGGGCATAGATGTCTTTGATATCGAGGTCGATGAGAAAGACCCCGACAAGTTTATTGAGACCGTCAAGGCTATCGCCCCCACTTTCGGAGGCATCAACTTGGAGGATATAAAAGCTCCCGAATGTTTCTACATAGAGGAGCGACTGAAGGCGGAGTTGAATATTCCGCTTATGCACGACGACCAACACGGCACGGCGATTATATCATCTGCGGGTCTGCTCAACGCACTCGAGATTGCGGGCAAACGAATTGAGGATGTCAAAATAGTGGTTAATGGTGCGGGAGCATCGGCAGTTTCGTGTACAAAGCTATATATCTCGCTCGGAGCGCGTAAGGAGAACATTGTGATGTTGGATAGCAAGGGGGTGATTTCGACAGCTCGTGAGGATTTGAATGAGTCGAAAAGAGAGTTTGCAACCACGCGCACCGACGTAAAAACGTTGGAAGAGGCGATACGAGGTGCCGATATGTTCTTGGGGCTCTCCAAGGGTAATGTGCTCACAAAGGATATGGTACGGTCGATGGCAGCCTCGCCAATAGTATTTGCATTGGCAAATCCCACGCCCGAGATTTCGTATGAAGATGCTCTCGAATCGCGCCCCGATGCGCTCATTGCCACCGGACGCTCGGACTATCCCAACCAGATAAACAACGTTATAGGCTTCCCATACATCTTCCGCGGGGCGCTGGATACGCGCGCAAGGACTATCAACGAGCAGATGAAGTTGGCTGCCGTTCGCGCCATTGCCGACTTAGCAAAAGAGACAGTCCCAACGGTGGTTACTGCGGCATACGATGATAGCATACTCTCCTTCGGAGCGCAATATTTTATACCCAAGCCGGTAGACCCGCGTCTGATAACCGAGGTTTCGGAGGCGGTTGCCAAGGCGGCAATAGAGTCGGGTGTGGCGCGTAAAACCATCGAAAATTGGGAGGAGTATCGCAACTCGCTGCGTCAGTTGATGGGCTATGAGTCGCAATTTACACGTCAGATTTTCGAGCGCGCGCGTCGTGCACCTCAGCGTGTAGTCTTTGCCGAGGGTACACACCCCAATATGTTGCGTGCTGCCATTGAGGCTAAGAACGAGGGACTGTGCTTTCCTATTTTATTGGGGAATGAGGAGCGTATCGAAAAACTTGCCAAGGAGTTGGAGTTGAGCTTAGAGGGGGTGGAGATTGTGAACCTCCGCCACGACCGTGAGGCAGAGCGCAACCAACGCTATGCCCGAATCTTGGCAGAGAAGTGCGCACGCGAGGGGGCAAACCTTGCCGAGGCTTCGGACAAGATGTATGAGCGGAACTACTTTGGTATGATGATGGTAGAGACCGGCGAAGCAGATGCTTTCATTACGGGAGTCTACACCAAATATACGAACACGATAAAGGTTGCCAAGGAGGTTATCGGCATTCGCCCCTGCTACAAGCACTTCGGAGCGATGCACATATTAAACTCGAAGAAGGGCACTTTCTTCCTTGCCGACACCCTTATCAATCGCCACCCTGACACGGAAACGCTCATCGACATAGCCAAGCTTGCGGACGATACTGTACGCTTTTTCAACCACGAGCCAGCAATGGCGATGCTCTCCTACTCGAACTTCGGCTCGGATAAGGACGGTAGCCCTGCTTCCGTACATCAGGTCGTAGAGTATATGCAGCAACAATACCCTCACTTGGCTATTGACGGCGAGATGCAGGTTAATTTCGCTCTCAACAAGGAGCTGCGCGATGCCACATATCCCTTTACGCGCCTTGTGGGCAAGGATGTAAACACGCTTATTTTTCCCAATTTGAGTTCGGCAAATATCACATATAAGTTTTTGCAACAAATGTGCAACGGCGAGTTGATAGGTCCTATACAGATGGGGCTGAACAAGCCTATTCACTTTACGGATATAGCATCGCCCGTGCGCGACATTGTCAATATAACGGCTATTGCCGTCATTGATGCCATCATTCAAAAAAAGCGCGAGGAACGTTGCTAA
- a CDS encoding putative exo-alpha-sialidase, with product MSNKINRKDFLSLTAIAGAASVVSLSPILSACTAAPAAKEVAGKPLKNAGGYIPNLTDKAADGKALKAGLIGCGGRGSGAIADFLRAADNVTITAICDVLPDKVENVRKQLKEKHNIELADENCFVGFDGYQKVIDSGVDVVLCCTPPVFRPEHFRYATEKGVHSFLEKPIAVDSEGYRSCMVTAKQARAKGLSVITGTQRHHQRPYVDSYKKIVEEGLMGEITGGTVYWNGGMLWYKERQPGWSDMEAMVRDWVNWKWLSGDHIVEQHCHNIDVFLWFSGLKPVKATGFGSRQRRVTGDQYDNFSVDFECENGVHFHSMCRQIDGCSNNVSEFLQGTKGSWSSTDFAIRDLEGNILWQWDKEAAEKQFQQHNPYTLEHVNWINHIRSGEPLMQAEEMALSNLASIMGREAAYTGQTVTWDEISAASQGYLPEKLELGKMDMSKYTVAVAGSGK from the coding sequence ATGAGTAACAAAATCAATCGTAAGGATTTTTTATCACTTACGGCAATAGCAGGGGCGGCGAGCGTGGTGAGTCTCAGCCCCATTCTTTCGGCTTGCACAGCAGCCCCGGCTGCCAAGGAGGTTGCTGGAAAACCTCTGAAAAATGCAGGCGGCTACATCCCCAATCTTACTGACAAGGCGGCAGATGGCAAAGCACTCAAAGCCGGACTTATAGGTTGTGGCGGACGCGGTAGCGGAGCTATTGCAGATTTCCTCAGGGCTGCCGACAATGTTACGATTACTGCCATATGCGATGTGCTGCCAGACAAGGTTGAGAATGTGCGCAAGCAGCTCAAAGAGAAACACAACATTGAGCTGGCGGACGAAAACTGCTTTGTTGGCTTCGATGGCTACCAAAAGGTGATTGACTCGGGCGTGGATGTTGTGCTATGCTGCACACCTCCCGTCTTCCGCCCCGAACATTTCCGCTATGCGACAGAAAAGGGCGTTCACTCGTTCCTCGAGAAACCGATTGCAGTCGATTCCGAAGGGTATCGCTCCTGTATGGTGACCGCCAAGCAGGCACGTGCCAAGGGCTTGTCGGTGATTACGGGAACGCAACGCCACCACCAACGCCCCTATGTGGACTCCTATAAAAAGATTGTGGAAGAGGGTCTTATGGGTGAGATTACCGGAGGCACAGTCTACTGGAACGGTGGTATGTTGTGGTACAAGGAGCGGCAGCCGGGCTGGAGCGATATGGAGGCAATGGTGCGCGACTGGGTGAACTGGAAGTGGCTCTCGGGCGACCATATTGTGGAGCAACATTGTCATAACATAGATGTGTTCCTTTGGTTTTCGGGATTAAAGCCGGTGAAGGCGACAGGCTTTGGTAGCCGTCAGCGCAGAGTTACGGGCGACCAATACGATAATTTCAGTGTAGATTTCGAGTGTGAAAACGGCGTTCACTTCCACTCAATGTGTCGTCAGATTGACGGATGCTCCAACAACGTGAGTGAGTTCCTGCAAGGGACAAAGGGCAGCTGGAGCAGTACAGATTTTGCTATTCGCGACTTAGAAGGTAACATCCTATGGCAGTGGGACAAAGAGGCTGCCGAAAAGCAATTCCAACAACACAACCCCTATACGCTTGAGCACGTGAACTGGATTAACCACATCCGTAGCGGTGAACCTTTGATGCAGGCTGAGGAGATGGCACTCTCGAACCTTGCTTCGATTATGGGTCGCGAGGCTGCCTATACGGGTCAAACAGTAACCTGGGACGAAATCTCAGCTGCGTCGCAAGGCTATCTGCCCGAGAAGTTAGAGTTAGGAAAGATGGATATGAGCAAATATACGGTTGCGGTTGCGGGAAGTGGAAAATAA